In Rutidosis leptorrhynchoides isolate AG116_Rl617_1_P2 chromosome 6, CSIRO_AGI_Rlap_v1, whole genome shotgun sequence, the DNA window TGACCGAATACAGCCCCTTGTTGTCCAGCCCCCAACGCCACCCATCTGCTTTGTCCGGATCAAGCGAGACGCCATCTAGCTGATCTACTAGCGAATTGAGTTCCGAAGCCGTTCTACCAGCAGGTTCCCGAATCCAACTCCATTCCAAAACCGTATACCCATCACGCATCACCCCTCTTTCCTGGACCGTAACATCTTTGACACACTCCAAACGATATAGTCTCTTGTACTTGTCCTTCAACCTTGTATCCCCAACCCATAAATCTTCCCAAAATCGAGTGTCCGCCCCGTTTCCAATGACCCGAGAGAACGAGTTGGAGAATGAAATTCCCAACTCATCAACCTTTTTTCCTGCAATATAAATGTTAGACCAAAGACTAGAGGGCGAGAGACGAGCAAGCTCATCCCCCTCCGCTAGTCTACCATTAGaaccgtaaagacttcgaattacaCGAACCCATAAAGTGCTGgtctcggttttaaacctccaccaccacttacaaagaagAGCAAGATTTTTACTTTTTAGTGATTTTAAATTTAAACCtccttcttcgtgaggaagaaggattttttcccatttaacccaagataaTTTAGAATTAGAACCCGACCCTCCCCAAAAGAAATTACGCCTCACACTCTCAAGTTTGTTAAGCACACAAGGCGGGGCACGAAATAGTGAAAAGTAATATAGAGGTAAGCTTGAAAGAACCGATTTCACAAGAGTAAGTCGACCACCGAACGAAATCATTCTAGCTCTCCAATCCGACAATTTCTTCTCAAACTTATTGACAACCGGGGCCCAATCTATCAGCTTCTTCATTTTATTTCCCACCGGTATCCCTAAATACATGAAAGGTAGGGAGCCCGCTTGACAAGAACACCACCTCGCCATAGATTCTACTTCGAGTTTATTAACACCAACCCCGTAAAGCACACTTTTTTTATAATTAACTTTTAACCCCGAAGCGCGCTCAAAGCACTCCAACAAACACATTAAATTACGTGCATTACTACGACTCCATTCCCCAAAAAAGatcgtgtcatccgcatattggagatgagATATCCGCACTAAATCCCCACCTACTTCTATCCCTTTATACAAACCTTTCTCAATGGCCGCTTTTGCTAGAATATTAAGCCCCTCCGCTGCGATGATGAAAAGAAAAGGAGATAAGGGATCTCCTTGTCTAACCCCACGGCTTAACGGAAACTCCGGTGTCGGCGAACCATTAATAAGAATCGAAATAGAAGCCGATTCGAGACACGACTTAATCCACTTTCGCCATCTTTCACCAAACCCCATGCATTTCATAACCTCCAATAAGTACTTCCAATTAATCGAATCAAAAGCCTTTTCGAAGTCCACCTTAAAAATGAGCCCATGCCTTTTATTTCTTTTAAGATCATCCACCACCTCGTTTGCCACTAAAACCCCGTCAAGAATGTACCTTCCACCAAGGAACGCACTTTGCTCCGAACCTACAAGATTGGGGACCACTTTACGAATTCTAAGGGAGAGTAACTTTGCAATAACCTTGTAATAACTACCAATGAGGCTAATTGGTCTATAATCTCCAAAACATAGCGGGTCCGCTTTCTTAGGGATTAAGGAAACAAAAGAAGCGTTGCACCCCTTAGAAAACTCCCCATTTACCCAAAACCAATTAATCGCCGCCATTAAGTCACCTTTGATAATGTTCCAAAATTTTTTGAAGAAGCCAAAATTAAACCCGTCCGGCCCGGGAGCTTTCGAGCTACCACAATTCTTAACCGCTTCCCAAATCTCTTGTTCCGAGAAAGGTAGTTCAAGTAAATTAGCCTCGTTCAAGGAAATAGTCGGATAATGAAAGTCCTCTAAACTTGGTCTCAAAGCATTCTTTTCCTCAAAAATATCTTTGAAGTGATTGAAAGCATTCATTTTGATCATATCCGGGTCCTCACACCAATTGCCATTTATATTAATTCCCCGTATGTTGTTCTTGTTGTAATTGCGCCTTAGTGAATTATGGAAGTATTTGGAGTTCTCATCCCCATCAATTGTCCACTTAACCCTCGCTTTTTGCTTCAACATTTCGACCTTAACTTTCTCCTTTTCAAGCCATTTTTTTCTCGATTCTAGCCACCGATCAAAATCACCATCCAACAATGCACCCGATTCCGCCTTTATCTCAAGTTCCATCGCCTCCTTTCTTGCGTTACTGATATCCGTCTCTAAACTCCCAAATTCGTTTTTACTCCACTCCTTCAAGCATCCTTTTAGTCTCTTCAATTCGTTATACAGAAGATCAGTCCAATTTCTCACAGGTGGGGGGCTAGAGTCGTCGTCTCTAAACTATTATTTGCAGCTACCATTTACAACATATGGCAGGAACGCAATTGATGTTTGTTCAACCGAACTAAACGCAAAGCAGAGCAACAACACAGTGAGACTGAAGTTAATGTCTGAGGTTCAAAAATTCGCAACATGTGTAGGAATGTTGAAGATGAAGTGGAAAATATAGATTTTTTGCTTTTGTTTTCCTTGTTTTGATTGGTTAGTTTTTTGGCTTGCTGGTTGTGTGCTTTGTTTGCATCAACCGTTACTCATGTAATATTTTCTATTGATATTATAAAATTTACCGGGTAAATatcctttacccaaaaaaaaaagttATGAGTTGAACCTCAAATATTATGATGTTTAAAACCTGTTTGGGCTACTCACAGTTCAAGTAAAGCACTTGGATGGGGTGTAGTTTGTAGGAAATATATAAGATGCAGCAAATAGTATTTAGTATTTAAAAGTCATTATTAAAGACAGCtcactgaaatgaaatgaaaagaaACGAAACATGACCTGACCTAGTTTGATAAAATTAAAAATCCTCTCAGGAGCTTTAAGGGGAGAAACTTAGcaatatacattttttttttttttttttttttttttgaaaggcagcaATATTAAGTACTTTAATACTCCCTAATACACTAGACtagacaacaacaaaacccaataccacataagtggtgtatgagggaggtgagatgtagacaatccttcccctaaccgagaataaagacaagtcatttctccacccagagtgaaaaacactctcaaaagtagagaaagtcatccctctctctattcgacggataaagagattgcttccgagtggacctccggccaataagtaggaaaaagttttttataaaataaaataaattgagacgccatgaaaatggtaaaatcaaatttccatgagttttaaatcctccctgaaatttaatttaggctctaaagtcagtcaagtcgccaataaatcgacgcttgatgtcgactcaataactagagccgacACTAGACATAAACtcataaaattaaattaaattacaaCCATTGCAGCACATCGCATAGAGTACTTTAATTAAATAACCCATGTTATTGTGATTACATGGTTCAAGACTCAAAAGTTACAACAAATCATCAGCTGCTAAAATCTCATGAAAACACAACACTAGTTCAGCACCCAACTGAACCACACACTTGTACCAAAGTCAATATCACAATCCAAAATCATACAACTACTTCCACAACTGCTGTCACTAATACTTAATTTACAAGAAACAAGCATACATAAAACAGTCCTTCCTAAAATCCTACACCTTACCAAATTCAATTCACACATTCAACAATGTTGTTCATCATTTCAACTTTTGTCCCAACGTCAGGACTCACACTCATACCCGAACCATATCCATCCGTTATCACAGACGATGATAATTCCTCTTGAAAATCAAAGCCACTAGTCGGGCTAGCACGTTGCTTGACCAAATTTCCCAGTTCTTTCTTGAAGCAATCTTTGGCGTTTTCGTTTTCCATCAGTTGTTGCATGAAGTTTTCTTCTATTTCACTTAATGActcaacttcatcttcttcattgtCGTTGTCTTCTTCTGATGACGACGGTTGTCGTCTTAGTTCACAGCTGGTTTCCATTTCTTCTTGACTGTCTTCTTCAACTGAATGCCTATCGGAACGATATGACATTGGTGAGTATTCACCGTCTGTTGTTGTAGCGTCTTCACGGTCTCTTAGTGTTTTTGTAATCAGGGTTTTGAGCAAGTTCATGACTTGTACCGCGTGCATTAGTGCTGTTAGCGGATCAGACATCTGATTTTGACAAAAAGGCAAAAGCCCAGTTTAGCAATGCAGATTCAGTCGGTTTGATCTTCATATTGTGTTAGCAAATAAAGTTTGATCATTCACTTAGTCTTTAAATCTTCATATTGAAATTTTGCATGTCTTATGACATAAATAAAGCATGAAAATAAATCCAAAGCATAAAATGTGAAGACGATTAGAACGAAATGATCCAAGATCAACAGCCCAGTTTAGCAATGCAGATTCAGTCGGTTTGAGTCATATTAAGGAGATTGGTTAACAAATAAAAATTAAATGGATTTACCTGAGTCATATTTGGGGCAAAAACCATGGCGATGTTTCTGGCATTCATTTTATTATAATCTTCATGTTCAACTACATCAGACATAAGATCAACTGCCCAGTTCAGCAACGCAGATTCAGTCGGTTTGAGGTGTTTCACGAGCTCAGCACAATCCTCTTCTGTGTTACACCGCAGTACGTCTTCAGGAGAAAGGCCATCGAGCACACCACATGGTAACTCTCTAAACCAGGCTTTAATCAAACCTGCAAGACAATGAACCTCGATGTCCTCGGGTACCATGCCTCGGTTTAGCTGGTCTCGAACCTCCTCCTCTTTCGTGTTCTCCGCATTTATACGGAATATTCCTTCAGCCTATAAAATTGATTTGTATTGTTGGTGTCAGTTTGAGTCAGCTACTTATAATTGGGTCAACTTGGGCCATGTTTAACTCAAACGGGTCGAATGCATGGGGGTCAACTTCTTTAGCTACAAGGGAACTGTTCATATTTTAATACATGATTTCAAAGATTTGAATTTACATTTACATTAacttaacattaacattattatcgtaataatatcatatttgTCCTCAAAAGTCAACATTGACTATTTGTGAATATATTTATGAAAATGACTAAATGGGGTCCCTAATCTGACCTTGTCCCTTTCGACCCATGCTGAAATTGACCCATTTCAAACCAAAGACATTTTGAACAGTGACCCAACCCATCCAGTACGCGCGTATGTGTGGATACCTTTAGTCCTCCTTGCGCGTATAGTCGTTCCTGCATTAGCAAAAGAATTGTAGGGACACTATTGCCTCTTGAATCGTAAGCGCATTGCATCGATTCTGCCGAGACACCAAAGACACTAACACTGCACAACAAGGCAGAAGGTGATCAGAAATACCAACACACGAGGTTAATAAAAAATATAAGGAACCAAAAAAGAGTCTCTAACACTTAGACCACTTGTAGTGGTTGGGGGGCGTGGGTTGCTTTTTGATGACTAGGATATGTGGGTTATGtttgtggagtagtggtggtgtgggtTTATGGTGTGGGCTaagagtattgtgatgatgtgttaaaatataattgggttaaatattaaaaGGGGATAAAATATAATTGGGTCAAGCGTCGATttgttggcgacttgactgactcttagagcctaaagtaaatttcagacatgatttaaaacccatggaaatttgattttaccactttcatggtgtctcaattttattttatttttcaaaaatttttttatcctacttattggccggaggtccactcggaagcaatctctctatccgtcgaatagagatagggatgactttctctaccttGGAGAGCGTTtttactctgggtggagaaatgacttgtctttattctcggatagggaaaggattgtctacatctcacctccctcatacaccacttatatggtattgggttttgttgatgTTGATGtatgtaaaaaagaaaaaaaaaatattggcAACGGACGTTGCTTGGTACATTGCTTGGCAACGGACAGAGGTAAAATACACTCATCCCACGCATTGATACTTACAATTTATGGTGTTGGTTGGGTGCCACGTGGGCTTGCAACGCCCCTTTACCAAACCGCTACAACAAGTCTTAATGTATTCTGTAAAGATAATTTGGGCTTAGGCAGTATGTAAGGTAAATTTCAGAATTTTGTTATATGTATCTCACAAAAAAGTCAGACCACAAAGTAATAACTTTATCCTTTTTAAAAACAAAAGGTGAGCAGCACTACTAATTAAGGTGAGCAGCACTACTAATTATCCtttttaaaaataaagtataatCTAAAACTTTCTAGCTCCTTGCTAGTAAGATTTTTGGCTATAAAATGTGTCCAGATCTATAAACAATTGTAGCTCTATAAACATGGTAAGTTTCAAATATTCTAACCAAAAATACTTGAGATAAATGTGTAACTAACTTTGAAGTTTCAGCTGTTTGCAGTAACTATTTTCTATACaaatttttttttgaacggcgattttttagcatcagtagatcatttatttcaaaaacaatcaccatttgcacgtaacacacacgtttcgggcggaaacccgaacccgatcgaaggTAAGATTACCAATTTAACATCAATCAATCAGATACCAAAGCTAGCTTTTACtcctagtaaatataaatataaatataaatagataacTTTAAATAACAACATTAATTTCCACATTTAGATTCATCACATGTATGATGTATCTCACCATCAATGAAATTCAAAACCCTAAATCCACAACcataattttattgaattaaatttaaatttattataaaaacataaaaaacaaatccatattcatatttaaacttaaaTTGTTCTTTTATTATCTGAAAAGCTAGCACTTTATGCTAAAAATTTGTTCCTGACAGATAATTGGTGCCCAAATATACCCAAAAAAACATTTCAAAACAACCGTTAACACATCTGCTAACCCTAAaatcaatttttaattaaaataaataacaaattGATATGATTCAATACCTGGCACTAGGAACACGAGAGGGGATTTCAACTTGAAACTCAATAGGAAGCCCTAAAAAACCATGAAACCTATCAAAAGTTACATGAGTCAAATGCTGAACATTTGTTGGCCATCCAATTTCCATTGAATTCCTTAAACAAATTGAATTTCTTCCATCATCTCTTTCTTCTACTCGACACGCAACCATTGATTTCCGTAACGCCGAAATTAACAATTCAACCAACGAAACCTGATTCTGTTCTTCCAATTCTTCGTTAACGTTTTTCGTTGATCCGTTTCCTCCGCATCCAGCTCCTCTTGTTAACATTACTATTCCAGTCATGTCTATCTATCTATAGATATATATTTTCTGTATCTATATGTATTTGTCACAGTGAAGTGAAGATATGAAGATAGGTTTTATTGAGTGAGAGGAGAGGATTTTGAATTGtgtaaattttgtttttattatGACACGATGGAGTCGGGTCGGGTTACAAACGGccacttgttttcaaaattttgtgTAGCTTTTATCGTTATTTGATCTGACTATAATACCCTTGTTTCAAACGGCCACATACTTTTTAGTTTTTGAGGACAAATacgtttaacttaataactttatttAGGAGAACAGTTAGTTTAACTTTATTTTATTGCAAGTTGTTGGATGTTGGATGTTGGATTGTTGTTTTGGATACTAGGAGATGTAGTGAGGGTGTGTTTGCTCGATTAAAGTAATGGTAATCCAAATAGTAATGGTATTGTAAATTGTAATGGAAATACTAAAAAATAGAATGAgcattacaattacaattatctttttttttttttttttgaaaggcaacataataatattaaaacaCAACAAATGTACATACAGAATGGAGCCTG includes these proteins:
- the LOC139851637 gene encoding rho GTPase-activating protein 2-like codes for the protein MTGIVMLTRGAGCGGNGSTKNVNEELEEQNQVSLVELLISALRKSMVACRVEERDDGRNSICLRNSMEIGWPTNVQHLTHVTFDRFHGFLGLPIEFQVEIPSRVPSASVSVFGVSAESMQCAYDSRGNSVPTILLLMQERLYAQGGLKAEGIFRINAENTKEEEVRDQLNRGMVPEDIEVHCLAGLIKAWFRELPCGVLDGLSPEDVLRCNTEEDCAELVKHLKPTESALLNWAVDLMSDVVEHEDYNKMNARNIAMVFAPNMTQMSDPLTALMHAVQVMNLLKTLITKTLRDREDATTTDGEYSPMSYRSDRHSVEEDSQEEMETSCELRRQPSSSEEDNDNEEDEVESLSEIEENFMQQLMENENAKDCFKKELGNLVKQRASPTSGFDFQEELSSSVITDGYGSGMSVSPDVGTKVEMMNNIVECVN